A genomic region of Salvelinus fontinalis isolate EN_2023a unplaced genomic scaffold, ASM2944872v1 scaffold_0638, whole genome shotgun sequence contains the following coding sequences:
- the LOC129846887 gene encoding uncharacterized protein LOC129846887 yields the protein MRTKKDDDSGSDVSGASTPCSTPAPQSRSSSALRGVLPHDRRILSTTLLGIQNTLDSENLSGECSISPQDNARVLEMIKLLQRRLDGTPSESSIHITDVASPLGFPLPVSLHAVQSCVFATDKDLKAERVKGVFESLRSQFMSYSIKPVSNIITRATTKMAASKQVSLETLQAASAKSSAVAQNLISSVLFQVAKVSCSDDLEGLGDHLRCPSTLTRVLTPLTSEKATLTPAVLKIRREMCKEVATELQSFLIKESLTGTQTPSNGHACTSGSAPREAVRDILRKTKEEASNKSLNNIFSVNLDERLTDSIADALYPKLHDALESKRELQASYYSSQISCSLSPFEVESSLELQEFTDPLSESVLCLLDRTFGDKAQNLKTGGGVLQYVTDPAYKKLLIGPHTNNVNVVVHTIAVEELPVEGCIAQSEAIHGLHKKQELPSSTSDRGNETPSPTNCLLEGVVGKLIRKMLFQGLDIPELPMNDSRSESFKPQYELIAKLCPLMVRTIMATTIANQQPTIQEAVMSSENIHVKELCEAGIKPLKENHVPDDSETNIMVRRALSEIESCMIETSANDSPSLHSTPEVVVDLITKLLHGYELHSEDFASPVSSPTTTLSDVAMDMVVSVLRDLSDSPDVTSALEMTKDLKTPYSRPSSARIVSALCRELEEHVGSPDALRRALRRGSGEMTTAIASAVTREVNRLGSIVPKVSVRPLSSDICLRTDQDKVTVKSRCGSAEVKTSQPVYIIVHVEAVMDIIVRLRALIVPRTQDKLASWTLVEDVTNKLSSALWVRVTIRWREANVCLKATDIFQLVLSVHRKLMQRYGTEEALQKILCHKAPKLHKDIVCLVTNGIMDAPSKLQGTKNLESTLNLKELTALFNEMTTRQSLNKKAEQSSIKTEIEQPERSTVDQVTSGSSSFIRELILEEVLMKLVKKICRFPKRTNKHQRIQISDLVTELIRLFDDEVAKYLIEEMGSQQKSFNSKMTSKLADAIYTDLGKVKRLKRSLKIDDLFEDQEMLSIVSDIVSHKLLAILKPSVPNPYDRETSDLEESCSDDVEDAESEVVHYATGRKSKMRIVLTDTTDKPEMYIAVDSPPMIKLSKMRKGIRGFFWGVQKAWKRLVTCKSSGSSDG from the exons ATGAGGACCAAAAAAGATGATGACAGTGGAAGTGACGTCTCTGGTGCATCAACACCATGCAGCACACCAGCACCACAGAGTCGGTCCTCTTCTGCACTGAGGGGAGTGCTTCCCCATGACAGGAGGATACTCAGCACAACACTGCTTGGAATCCAGAACACACTAGACAGTGAGAACCTCTCAGGAGAGTGCTCCATCTCACCACAGGACAATGCCAGAGTCCTGGAGATGATAAAGTTGCTGCAGAGGCGCCTTGATGGGACACCCTCAGAGTCCTCCATCCATATCACAGATGTGGCTTCACCCTTGGGCTttcctctccctgtatctctccatgCTGTTCAGTCGTGTGTATTTGCCACTGACAAAGACCTGAAGGCAGAAAGAGTGAAGGGAGTCTTTGAAAGCCTGAGATCCCAGTTTATGAGCTACTCCATCAAGCCTGTGAGTAACATCATTACCAGGGCAACAACAAAGATGGCTGCCTCCAAGCAGGTTAGTTTAGAGACACTCCAGGCAGCATCAGCAAAATCATCTGCTGTGGCTCAGAACCTTATTAGTTCGGTTTTATTTCAAGTTGCCAAGGTGTCCTGCTCTGATGACTTAGAGGGTCTGGGTGATCATCTCAGATGCCCCTCAACTTTGACCAGAGTTCTGACACCTTTGACCTCagagaaggctacactgacaccTGCTGTTCTGAAGATCAGAAGGGAGATGTGTAAGGAAGTGGCCACTGAACTCCAGAGTTTCTTGATCAAGGAATCCCTTACTGGCACCCAGACACCATCCAATGGACATGCTTGCACTTCTGGTTCTGCCCCAAGGGAAGCTGTGCGGGACATCCTGAGGAAAACCAAAGAGGAGGCTTCCAACAAAAGCCTGAACAATATTTTCTCTGTTAATTTGGATGAGCGGCTCACAGACTCCATTGCAGATGCCTTATATCCAAAGCTGCATGACGCATTGGAGTCCAAGAGAGAGCTGCAGGCTTCTTATTACAGCTCCCAGATCAGCTGCAGCCTCAGCCCCTTCGAAGTTGAGAGCAGCCTAGAGCTCCAGGAGTTCACTGACCCACTATCTGAGTCAGTATTGTGTCTCCTGGATAGGACATTTGGAGATAAAGCTCAGAACTTAAAGACAGGCGGGGGTGTTTTACAATATGTCACAGACCCAGCCTATAAAAAGCTTTTGATTGGACCCCACACCAACAATGTCAATGTGGTTGTGCACACGATTGCAGTAGAGGAGTTGCCTGTTGAGGGTTGTATTGCGCAAAGTGAGGCCATTCATGGCCTTCACAAGAAGCAAGAGTTACCTTCCAGCACCAGTGACAGAGGGAATGAGACCCCGAGCCCTACTAATTGCCTGCTGGAGGGTGTAGTGGGCAAACTAATACGGAAGATGCTATTTCAGGGCCTTGACATCCCTGAGTTACCCATGAACGACAGCCGCTCTGAGAGCTTTAAGCCACAGTATGAACTGATTGCGAAGCTTTGTCCTCTGATGGTAAGGACAATCATGGCTACAACCATAGCCAATCAACAACCTACTATTCAAGAAGCAGTGATGTCTTCCGAGAACATCCATGTGAAAGAGCTGTGTGAGGCAGGTATCAAACCTCTCAAAGAGAACCATGTACCCGATGACTCTGAGACAAACATCATGGTCAGAAGGGCTTTGAGTGAAATTGAATCCTGTATGATTGAGACCTCCGCCAACGACTCTCCCAGTCTACATTCCACACCAGAGGTGGTTGTAGACCTGATCACCAAGCTGCTTCATGGGTATGAACTTCACTCAGAGGACTTTGCATCACCTGTGTCATCCCCAACCACCACTCTCTCTGATGTGGCAATGGACATGGTGGTTTCTGTCCTTCGGGACCTGTCCGATTCCCCAGACGTTACCTCCGCATTGGAAATGACCAAGGATCTCAAGACGCCGTACTCCCGCCCCTCAAGTGCAAGGATTGTaagtgccctctgcagagagctgGAGGAGCACGTGGGCTCTCCTGATGCTCTGAGGCGAGCTTTGAGGCGCGGCAGCGGGGAGATGACAACAGCCATTGCGAGTGCAGTCACCAGGGAAGTCAACCGTCTGGGTTCAATCGTACCCAAAGTCTCTGTCCGGCCGCTGTCCTCAGACATCTGCCTAaggacagaccaggacaaggTCACGGTTAAGAGCCGATGTGGCTCGGCTGAGGTGAAGACATCCCAACCGGTGTATATTATTGTTCACGTAGAGGCGGTGATGGATATCATTGTCCGGCTGCGCGCTCTGATTGTTCCTCGGACCCAGGATAAACTGGCCAGCTGGACCCTAGTTGAGGATGTGACCAACAAGCTGTCCAGTGCTCTGTGGGTGAGGGTGACTATCAGGTGGAGGGAAGCAAATGTCTGCCTGAAGGCAACAGACATCTTTCAGTTGGTGCTGTCGGTGCATAGAAAGTTGATGCAACGCTATGGCACAGAGGAAGCCCTACAGAAGATACTGTGCCACAAGGCACCCAAGCTGCACAAGGACATTGTCTGTCTTGTCACGAACGGAATTATGGATGCACCATCCAAACTTCAAGGCACCAAAAATCTGGAATCTACACTCAACTTGAAAGAATTGACAGCCTTGTTTAATGAAATGACAACCCGTCAATCTTTGAATAAGAAAGCTGAGCAGAGCAGCATCAAGACTGAGATTGAACAGCCGGAGAGGTCCACTGTGGATCAAGTGACATCCGGTTCCAGCAGCTTCATTAGGGAGCTTATATTAGAAGAAGTCCTGATGAAGCTTGTCAAGAAGATATGCCGTTTTCCAAAAAGGACCAACAAACATCAGCGCATCCAGATCAGTGATCTGGTGACTGAGCTGATTCGATTGTTCGATGATGAGGTGGCCAAATATCTGATTGAGGAAATGGGAAGCCAGCAAAAAAGTTTTAATTCTAAGATGACATCGAAGCTGGCAGATGCCATCTACACTGACCTTGGGAAGGTCAAGCGTTTGAAACGCTCCTTGAAAATTGACGATTTATTTGAGGATCAGGAGATGCTTTCCATTGTCTCTGACATTGTTTCCCACAAGCTACTGGCCATCTTGAAACCCTCAGTGCCCAACCCATATGACCGCGAGACCTCAGATCTTGAAGAGTCATGCAGTGATGATGTGGAGGATGCGGAATCTGAGGTGGTGCATTATGCCACCGGCAGAAAG TCCAAGATGAGGATTGTCcttacagacactacagacaagCCAGAGATGTACATTGCTGTGGATTCTCCACCTATGA TTAAATTATCCAAGATGAGGAAAGGCATCCGGGGCTTCTTCTGGGGAGTCCAGAAGGCCTGGAAACGCTTGGTCACCTGCAAGTCCTCTGGGTCCTCTGATGGATAG
- the LOC129846888 gene encoding uncharacterized protein LOC129846888 isoform X2: protein MRVMDVSYNCLHDKHLKSFFRHPERKKRLVKQGLITSNEKVLCTCKEYNRYSSYIKSVQLLWEKQCCAQQKNLLKQFLVLQQQGEVPSHISLTDIREWLIAKGRNYFKNTFQSEMEKGKNLHLAELAWDVKRRRRLEEMEREVCRELRLARRIRWSVIGQPGSQMGDWRPLGMETHTPLVMDSPFKHSTSSMDTLSSQISTKNLEVARLHTARPRYARPPTERPSSDSDHSGTLSTVTTCSPHSASPSVRRDQHQPPLQQPPLLMLYQAFRQKE, encoded by the exons ATGAGAGTCATGGATGTTAGTTATAACTGCCTCCACGACAAACACCTGAAGAGTTTTTTCCGCCATCCGGAAAGGAAGAAGCGGCTGGTGAAGCAAGGCCTCATCACCTCAAATGAGAAG GTGCTGTGTACGTGTAAAGAGTACAATCGCTACAGTAGCTACATCAAGTCAGTTCAGTTGCTGTGGGAGAAGCAGTGCTGTGCCCAGCAG aaaaATCTTTTGAAGCAGTTCCTAGTCTTGCAGCAGCAAGGGGAGGTTCCTTCCCACATCTCACTGACGGATATCAGAGAGTGGCTCATTGCCAAGGGTAGAAACTACTTCAAGAACAC GTTTCAGAGTGAAATGGAAAAGGGGAAGAACCTTCACTTGGCCGAACTGGCTTGGGATGTGAAACGACGCCGCAGGCTTGAGGAAATGGAAAGAGAAGTGTGCAGGGAGCTGCGCCTGGCGCGCCGAATCCGCTGGTCGGTGATTGGACAG CCTGGTAGCCAGATGGGAGATTGGAGACCCCTGggcatggagacacacacacctctggtaaTGGACTCTCCCTTCAAACACTCCACCTCCTCGATGGACACTCTTTCCAGTCAGATCTCGACTAAGAACCTCGAGGTTGCTAGGCTACATACTGCCAGACCACGTTATGCCAGACCACCAACTGAAAGACCTAGCAGTGACTCTGATCACTCTGGAACCTTGTCGACTGTGACGACCTGCTCACCACATTCAGCTAGCCCGTCAGTG CGAAGAGACCAACACCAACCTCCCCTCCAGCAGCCGCCCCTCCTCATGCTCTATCAAGCTTTTAGACAGAAGGAGTGA
- the LOC129846888 gene encoding uncharacterized protein LOC129846888 isoform X1, whose translation MRVMDVSYNCLHDKHLKSFFRHPERKKRLVKQGLITSNEKVLCTCKEYNRYSSYIKSVQLLWEKQCCAQQKNLLKQFLVLQQQGEVPSHISLTDIREWLIAKGRNYFKNTFQSEMEKGKNLHLAELAWDVKRRRRLEEMEREVCRELRLARRIRWSVIGQPGSQMGDWRPLGMETHTPLVMDSPFKHSTSSMDTLSSQISTKNLEVARLHTARPRYARPPTERPSSDSDHSGTLSTVTTCSPHSASPSVVGHFGHEHVPSFHSLGAVDILLLPCLPSPGKSISKYSCKKKYVNPLELPGLLCKLVIKCYLIFI comes from the exons ATGAGAGTCATGGATGTTAGTTATAACTGCCTCCACGACAAACACCTGAAGAGTTTTTTCCGCCATCCGGAAAGGAAGAAGCGGCTGGTGAAGCAAGGCCTCATCACCTCAAATGAGAAG GTGCTGTGTACGTGTAAAGAGTACAATCGCTACAGTAGCTACATCAAGTCAGTTCAGTTGCTGTGGGAGAAGCAGTGCTGTGCCCAGCAG aaaaATCTTTTGAAGCAGTTCCTAGTCTTGCAGCAGCAAGGGGAGGTTCCTTCCCACATCTCACTGACGGATATCAGAGAGTGGCTCATTGCCAAGGGTAGAAACTACTTCAAGAACAC GTTTCAGAGTGAAATGGAAAAGGGGAAGAACCTTCACTTGGCCGAACTGGCTTGGGATGTGAAACGACGCCGCAGGCTTGAGGAAATGGAAAGAGAAGTGTGCAGGGAGCTGCGCCTGGCGCGCCGAATCCGCTGGTCGGTGATTGGACAG CCTGGTAGCCAGATGGGAGATTGGAGACCCCTGggcatggagacacacacacctctggtaaTGGACTCTCCCTTCAAACACTCCACCTCCTCGATGGACACTCTTTCCAGTCAGATCTCGACTAAGAACCTCGAGGTTGCTAGGCTACATACTGCCAGACCACGTTATGCCAGACCACCAACTGAAAGACCTAGCAGTGACTCTGATCACTCTGGAACCTTGTCGACTGTGACGACCTGCTCACCACATTCAGCTAGCCCGTCAGTGGTAGGTCATTTTGGTCATGAACATGTTCCCAGCTTTCACTCTTTGGGGGCTGTAGACATATTACTGCTTCCCTGTCTCCCATCTCCTGGGAAATCCATATCCAAGTACagttgcaagaaaaagtatgtgaaccctttggaattacctggacttctgtgtaaattggtcataaaatgttatctgatcttcatctaa
- the LOC129846891 gene encoding uncharacterized protein LOC129846891, whose product MQRYGTEEALQKILCHKAPKLHKDIVCLVTNGIMDAPSKLQGTKNLESTLNLKELTALFNEMTTRQSLNKKAEQSSIKTEIEQPEWSTVDQVTSGSSSFIRELILEEVLMKLVKKICRMPKRTNKHQRIQISDLVTELIRLFDDEVAKYLIEEMGSQQKSFNSKMTSKLADAIYTDLGKVKPLKRSLKIDDLFEDQEMLSIVSDIVSHKLLAILKPSVPNPYDHETSDLEDSCRDDVEDAESEGVHYATGRKSKMSIVLKDTTDQPEMYIAVDSPPMIKLSKMRKGIRGFFWGVQKAWKRLVTCKSSGSSDG is encoded by the exons ATGCAACGCTATGGCACAGAGGAAGCCCTACAGAAGATACTGTGCCACAAGGCACCCAAGCTGCACAAGGACATTGTCTGTCTTGTCACGAACGGAATTATGGATGCACCATCCAAACTTCAAGGCACCAAAAATCTGGAATCTACACTCAACTTGAAAGAATTGACAGCCTTGTTTAATGAAATGACAACCCGTCAATCTTTGAATAAGAAAGCTGAGCAGAGCAGCATCAAGACTGAGATTGAACAGCCGGAGTGGTCCACTGTGGATCAAGTGACATCCGGTTCCAGCAGCTTCATTAGGGAGCTTATATTAGAAGAAGTCCTGATGAAGCTTGTCAAGAAGATATGCCGTATGCCAAAAAGGACCAACAAACATCAGCGCATCCAGATCAGTGATCTGGTGACTGAGCTGATCCGATTGTTCGATGATGAGGTGGCCAAATATCTGATTGAGGAAATGGGAAGCCAGCAAAAAAGTTTCAATTCTAAGATGACATCGAAGCTGGCAGATGCCATCTACACTGACCTTGGGAAGGTCAAGCCTTTGAAACGCTCCTTGAAAATTGACGATTTATTTGAGGATCAGGAGATGCTTTCCATTGTCTCTGACATTGTTTCCCACAAGCTACTGGCCATCTTGAAACCCTCAGTGCCCAACCCATATGACCACGAGACCTCAGACCTTGAAGACTCATGCAGGGATGATGTGGAGGATGCGGAATCTGAGGGGGTGCATTATGCCACCGGCAGAAAG TCCAAGATGAGCATTGTCCTTAAAGACACTACAGACCAGCCAGAGATGTACATTGCTGTGGATTCTCCACCTATGA TTAAATTATCCAAGATGAGGAAAGGCATCCGGGGCTTCTTCTGGGGAGTCCAGAAGGCCTGGAAACGCTTGGTCACCTGCAAGTCCTCTGGGTCCTCTGATGGATAG
- the LOC129846889 gene encoding uncharacterized protein LOC129846889, translated as MEGIFSSSPTLDEELLDLSSSCSSSSSETLQCVSVGPLGSGSETSFKLLGGRTLSIATPTAHVITEDLEVYSDEIIDEILIIMRTKKDDDSGSDVSGASTPCSTPAPQSRSSSALRGVLPHDRRILSTTLLGIQNTLDSENLSGECSISPQDNARVLEMIKLLQRRLDGTPSESSIHITDVASPLGFPLPVSLHAVQSCVFATDKDLKAERVKGVFESLRSQFMSYSIKPVSNIITRATTKMAASKQVSLETLQAASAKSSAVAQNLISSVLFQVAKVSCSDDLEGLGDHLRCPSTLTRVLTPLTLEKATLTPAVLKIRREMCKEVATELQSFLIKESLTGTQTPSNGHACTSGSAPREAVRDILRKTKEEASNKSLNNIFSVNLDERLTDSIADALYPKLHDTLESKRELQASYYSSQISCSLSPFEVESSLELQEFTDPLSESVLCLLDRTFGDKAQNLKTGGGVLQYVTDPAYKKLLIGPHTINVNVVVHTIAVEELPVEGCIAQSEAIHGLHKKQDLPSSTSDRGNEAPSPTNCLLEGVVGKLIRKMLFQGLDIPELPMNDSRSESFKPQYELIAKLCPLMVRTIMATTIANQQPTIQEAVMSSENIHVKELCEAGIKPLKENHVPDDSETNIMVRRALSEIESCMIETSANDSPSLHSTPEVVVDLITKLLHGYELHSEDFASPVSSPTTTLSDVAMDMVVSVLRDLSDSPDVTSALEMTKDLKTPYSRPSSVRIVSALCRELEEHMGSPDALRRALRRGSGEMTTAIASAVTREVNRLGSIVPKVSVRPLSSDICLRTDQDKVTVKSRCGSAEVKTSQPVYIIVHVEAVMDIIVRLRALIVPRTQDKLASWTLVEDVTNKLSSALCVRVTNRWREANVCLKATDIFQLVLSVHRKLMQRYGTEEALQKILCHKAPKLHKDIVCLVTNGIMDAPSKLQGTKNLESTLNLKELTALFNEMTTRQSLNKKAEQSSIKTEIEQPEWSTVDQVTSGSSSFIRELILEEVLMKLVKKICRRPKRTNNHQRIQISDLVTELIRLFDDEVAKYLIEEMGSQQKSFNSKMTSKLADAIYTDLGKVKRLKRSLKIDDLFEDQEMLSFVSDIVSHKLLAILKPSVPNPYNHETSDLEDSCRDDVEDAESEGVHYATGRKSKMSIVLKDTTDQPEMYIAVDSPPMIKLSKMRKGIRGFFWGVQKAWKRLVTCKSSGSSDG; from the exons ATGGAGGGAATTTTTTCCTCCTCTCCGACTTTGGACGAGGAGCTGCTTGATCTCTCCTCCAGTTGTTCTTCATCATCCAGCGAAACACTGCAATGTGTGTCTGTTGGCCCTCTTGGCAGTGGGTCGGAGACGTCCTTCAAACTTCTTGGGGGTCGTACTCTGAGTATTGCCACCCCAACGGCCCATGTTATCACAGAGGACTTAGAAGTCTACAGTGATGAGATCATTGACGAAATCCTTATTATAATGAGGACCAAAAAAGATGATGACAGTGGAAGTGACGTCTCTGGTGCATCAACACCATGCAGCACACCAGCACCACAGAGCCGGTCCTCTTCAGCACTGAGGGGAGTGCTTCCCCATGACAGGAGGATACTCAGCACAACACTGCTTGGAATCCAGAACACACTAGACAGTGAGAACCTCTCAGGAGAGTGCTCCATCTCACCACAGGACAATGCCAGAGTCCTGGAGATGATAAAGTTGCTGCAGAGGCGCCTTGATGGGACACCCTCAGAGTCCTCCATCCATATCACAGATGTGGCTTCACCCTTGGGCTttcctctccctgtatctctccatgCTGTTCAGTCGTGTGTATTTGCCACTGACAAAGACCTGAAGGCAGAAAGAGTGAAGGGAGTCTTTGAAAGCCTGAGATCCCAGTTTATGAGCTACTCCATCAAGCCTGTGAGTAACATCATTACCAGGGCAACAACAAAGATGGCTGCCTCCAAGCAGGTTAGTTTAGAGACACTCCAGGCAGCATCAGCAAAATCATCTGCTGTGGCTCAGAACCTTATTAGTTCGGTTTTATTTCAAGTTGCCAAGGTGTCCTGCTCTGATGACTTAGAGGGTCTGGGTGATCATCTCAGATGCCCCTCAACTTTGACCAGAGTTCTGACACCTTTGACCTTAGAGAAAGCTACACTGACACCTGCTGTTCTGAAGATCAGAAGGGAGATGTGTAAGGAAGTGGCCACTGAACTCCAGAGTTTCTTGATCAAGGAATCCCTTACTGGCACCCAGACACCATCCAATGGACATGCTTGCACTTCTGGTTCTGCCCCAAGGGAAGCTGTGCGGGACATCCTGAGGAAAACCAAAGAGGAGGCTTCCAACAAAAGCCTGAACAATATTTTCTCTGTTAATTTGGATGAGCGGCTCACAGACTCCATTGCAGATGCCTTATATCCAAAGCTGCATGACACATTGGAGTCCAAGAGAGAGCTGCAGGCTTCTTATTACAGCTCCCAGATCAGCTGCAGCCTCAGCCCCTTCGAAGTTGAGAGCAGCCTAGAGCTCCAGGAGTTCACTGACCCACTATCTGAGTCAGTATTGTGTCTCCTGGATAGGACATTTGGAGATAAAGCTCAGAACTTAAAGACAGGCGGGGGTGTTTTACAATATGTCACAGACCCAGCCTATAAAAAGCTTTTGATTGGACCCCACACCATTAATGTCAATGTGGTTGTGCACACGATTGCAGTAGAGGAGTTGCCTGTTGAGGGTTGTATTGCGCAAAGTGAGGCCATTCATGGCCTTCACAAGAAGCAAGATTTACCTTCCAGCACCAGTGACAGAGGGAATGAGGCCCCGAGCCCTACTAATTGCCTGCTGGAGGGTGTAGTGGGCAAACTGATACGGAAGATGCTATTTCAGGGCCTTGACATCCCTGAGTTACCCATGAACGACAGCCGCTCTGAGAGCTTTAAGCCACAGTATGAACTGATTGCGAAGCTTTGTCCTCTGATGGTAAGGACAATCATGGCTACAACCATAGCCAATCAACAACCTACTATTCAAGAAGCAGTGATGTCTTCCGAGAACATCCATGTGAAAGAGCTGTGTGAGGCAGGTATCAAACCTCTCAAAGAGAACCATGTACCCGATGACTCTGAGACAAACATCATGGTCAGAAGGGCTTTGAGTGAAATTGAATCCTGTATGATTGAGACCTCCGCCAACGACTCTCCCAGTCTACATTCCACACCAGAGGTGGTTGTAGACCTGATCACCAAGCTGCTTCATGGGTATGAACTTCACTCAGAGGACTTTGCATCACCTGTGTCATCCCCAACCACCACTCTCTCTGATGTGGCAATGGACATGGTGGTTTCTGTCCTTCGGGACCTGTCCGATTCCCCAGACGTTACCTCCGCATTGGAAATGACCAAGGATCTCAAGACGCCGTACTCCCGCCCCTCAAGTGTAAGGATTGTaagtgccctctgcagagagctgGAGGAGCACATGGGCTCTCCTGATGCTCTGAGGCGAGCTTTGAGGCGCGGCAGTGGGGAAATGACAACAGCCATTGCGAGTGCAGTCACCAGGGAAGTCAACCGTCTGGGTTCAATCGTACCTAAAGTCTCTGTCCGGCCGCTCTCCTCAGACATCTGCCTAaggacagaccaggacaaggTCACGGTTAAGAGCCGATGTGGCTCGGCTGAGGTGAAGACATCCCAACCGGTGTATATTATTGTTCACGTAGAGGCGGTGATGGATATCATTGTCCGGCTGCGCGCTCTGATTGTTCCTCGGACCCAGGATAAACTGGCCAGCTGGACCCTAGTTGAGGATGTGACCAACAAGCTGTCCAGTGCTCTGTGTGTGAGGGTGACTAACAGGTGGAGGGAAGCAAATGTCTGCCTGAAGGCAACAGACATCTTTCAGTTGGTGCTGTCTGTGCATAGAAAGTTGATGCAACGCTATGGCACAGAGGAAGCCCTACAGAAGATACTGTGCCACAAGGCACCCAAGCTGCACAAGGACATTGTCTGTCTTGTCACGAACGGAATTATGGATGCACCATCCAAACTTCAAGGCACCAAAAATCTGGAATCTACACTCAACTTGAAAGAATTGACAGCCTTGTTTAATGAAATGACAACCCGTCAATCTTTGAATAAGAAAGCTGAGCAGAGCAGCATCAAGACTGAGATTGAACAGCCGGAGTGGTCCACTGTGGATCAAGTGACATCCGGTTCCAGCAGCTTCATTAGGGAGCTTATATTAGAAGAAGTCCTGATGAAGCTTGTCAAGAAGATATGCCGTAGGCCAAAAAGGACCAACAATCATCAGCGCATCCAGATCAGTGATCTGGTGACTGAGCTGATCCGATTGTTCGATGATGAGGTGGCCAAATATCTGATTGAGGAAATGGGAAGCCAGCAAAAAAGTTTCAATTCTAAGATGACATCGAAGCTGGCAGATGCCATCTACACTGACCTTGGGAAGGTCAAGCGTTTGAAACGCTCCTTGAAAATTGACGATTTATTTGAGGATCAGGAGATGCTTTCCTTTGTCTCTGACATTGTTTCCCACAAGCTACTGGCCATCTTGAAACCCTCAGTGCCCAACCCATATAACCACGAGACCTCAGACCTTGAAGACTCATGCAGGGATGATGTGGAGGATGCGGAATCTGAGGGGGTGCATTATGCCACCGGCAGAAAG TCCAAGATGAGCATCGTCCTTAAAGACACTACAGACCAGCCAGAGATGTACATTGCTGTGGATTCTCCACCTATGA TTAAATTATCCAAGATGAGGAAAGGCATCCGGGGCTTCTTCTGGGGAGTCCAGAAGGCCTGGAAACGCTTGGTCACCTGCAAGTCCTCTGGGTCCTCTGATGGATAG